A genomic window from Alkalihalobacillus sp. AL-G includes:
- a CDS encoding D-glycerate dehydrogenase gives MKPKIFITRKIPKRIVTQIEEVCEVEMWEEEDTPIPREVLEKKVEDIEGLFCLLTESIDEELLNKAKKLKIVSNMAVGYNNIDVGAAKERGITVTNTPGVLTETTADLTFALLMATSRRIVEASDYLRDGKWETWSPMQLTGQDVYGATLGIIGMGRIGQSVAKRAKGFDMNILYYNQSRKTEIEDRLGVRYVEMDQLLQESDFVVIMTPYTPETENLIAKRELAFMKESAILINTARGGIVDEEALYHALKNNEIWAAGLDVFETEPISQENPLLTLPNVVTVPHIGSASIKTRLKMAELAAENLINGVTDKKPAHVVV, from the coding sequence ATGAAACCTAAAATTTTTATTACAAGAAAGATACCAAAAAGGATTGTCACTCAAATTGAAGAAGTTTGCGAAGTGGAAATGTGGGAAGAGGAAGATACGCCTATTCCAAGGGAAGTACTAGAAAAAAAGGTTGAGGATATTGAAGGGTTGTTCTGTCTATTAACCGAGTCCATTGACGAGGAACTATTAAATAAAGCGAAAAAGTTGAAAATCGTCAGCAATATGGCTGTAGGGTACAACAACATTGATGTCGGTGCGGCAAAGGAAAGAGGCATTACCGTTACGAACACACCAGGTGTTTTGACAGAGACGACAGCCGACTTAACCTTTGCTCTATTAATGGCAACATCTAGAAGGATAGTCGAAGCATCTGATTATTTAAGAGATGGCAAATGGGAAACGTGGTCCCCTATGCAATTGACCGGACAGGATGTATATGGAGCAACACTCGGAATTATCGGAATGGGTAGAATTGGACAATCCGTAGCGAAAAGGGCTAAAGGGTTTGATATGAACATCCTTTATTATAACCAAAGCCGTAAAACAGAAATTGAGGATCGACTTGGGGTTCGTTATGTAGAGATGGATCAATTGCTGCAAGAATCGGATTTCGTTGTAATCATGACACCATACACGCCAGAAACAGAAAATTTAATAGCTAAACGTGAATTAGCGTTTATGAAGGAAAGTGCAATTCTAATAAACACTGCGCGCGGTGGAATTGTTGATGAAGAAGCACTATACCATGCCCTGAAAAATAATGAAATATGGGCTGCGGGGTTAGATGTGTTTGAAACGGAGCCTATATCACAAGAAAACCCGCTATTAACGTTACCAAATGTAGTCACAGTGCCACATATAGGAAGTGCTAGTATTAAAACAAGATTAAAGATGGCTGAATTAGCAGCCGAAAATCTAATCAATGGCGTAACGGATAAAAAGCCCGCTCATGTAGTCGTTTAA
- a CDS encoding DUF6508 domain-containing protein, producing MSKYQNLLKYISYFENATENEACRWSSGGENEEGVITMSYPIYDEQLTTFIDEVYKTNLLDSDYFGTLKKHGLSSEELISEIDDADIGLTKAILTYYVRQERFCDGLWASAVKDKVFYKILIRLRELED from the coding sequence GTGAGTAAATATCAAAATCTATTAAAATATATCAGCTATTTTGAAAATGCAACTGAAAATGAAGCGTGTCGTTGGAGCAGCGGTGGTGAGAATGAGGAGGGCGTCATCACTATGTCCTATCCGATTTATGATGAGCAACTAACTACTTTTATAGATGAAGTATATAAAACAAATCTTCTAGATTCAGATTATTTTGGTACATTGAAAAAACATGGATTGTCGTCGGAAGAATTGATTAGTGAAATTGATGATGCTGATATCGGTTTAACTAAGGCGATCCTTACTTACTATGTAAGACAAGAACGTTTTTGTGATGGTTTATGGGCATCTGCAGTAAAAGATAAAGTATTTTACAAAATACTAATAAGGCTAAGAGAATTGGAAGATTAA
- a CDS encoding general stress protein codes for MRERLEKRLTYLYTGEFASVIIFSFVSFKINQEYPNLQLYSLYSYWGSFILLQFLLLQGAFYWYVKRRRLKKEGTSVTPITQVRLLYHLRKFNLIVILLVPMFFVIDAIRITEIPTMGFLLAMFIYLFSIAEYINYFYLQLSYGYSSDFKNLIKTRKLKTAILRKDFNRLG; via the coding sequence ATGCGAGAGCGATTGGAGAAAAGGTTGACTTATTTATACACTGGGGAGTTTGCATCAGTAATCATATTCAGTTTTGTTAGCTTTAAGATCAACCAGGAGTATCCCAATCTACAATTGTATTCACTCTATTCGTATTGGGGATCTTTTATTTTACTTCAATTTCTATTGTTACAAGGAGCCTTTTATTGGTATGTAAAGAGGAGACGGCTAAAAAAGGAAGGGACATCGGTTACGCCAATTACTCAAGTGAGGCTCCTTTACCATCTTAGAAAATTTAATTTGATTGTGATTTTGTTGGTTCCCATGTTCTTTGTAATCGATGCTATACGAATTACTGAAATTCCGACTATGGGCTTTTTACTGGCTATGTTTATCTACCTGTTTTCCATAGCGGAGTACATAAACTATTTTTACCTTCAGCTATCCTATGGCTATAGTTCCGATTTTAAGAACTTGATCAAAACGAGAAAGCTGAAGACAGCAATTCTGAGAAAAGACTTCAATAGATTAGGGTAA
- a CDS encoding aldo/keto reductase, with product MQYVTLNNGLKMPQLGFGVWQVEDEEAVPVVKKAIEVGYRSIDTAAIYGNERGVGEAIRKSDVPRDELFITTKVWNTDQGYEKTLKAFDESLHKLGLDYVDLYLIHWPTPKYDEYVETYKALEKLYHDGRVKAIGVCNFDQDHLQRLLDECEVTPVLNQIECHPYFAQKELKQFGRDNDIFVEAWSPLMRGGEVMKNEVIVNLAENHGKTPAQIILRWHLQNDTIVIPKSATSSRIEENFDVFDFELSIEDMTKIDALDRNERNGPIPSEMNKR from the coding sequence ATGCAATATGTAACGCTGAATAATGGGCTCAAGATGCCGCAATTAGGGTTTGGTGTTTGGCAGGTAGAAGATGAAGAGGCCGTCCCTGTAGTTAAGAAAGCAATCGAAGTCGGTTATCGATCAATCGATACTGCAGCCATATACGGAAATGAACGTGGTGTAGGAGAGGCGATCAGGAAAAGCGATGTCCCTCGTGATGAACTGTTTATCACTACGAAAGTTTGGAATACCGATCAGGGATATGAAAAAACTCTTAAAGCATTTGATGAAAGTCTACATAAACTTGGCCTCGACTATGTGGATTTGTATTTAATCCATTGGCCAACTCCCAAATACGACGAATATGTTGAGACGTATAAGGCACTTGAAAAGCTGTATCATGACGGGCGTGTAAAAGCCATCGGTGTCTGTAATTTCGACCAGGACCACTTGCAGCGTCTGCTTGACGAGTGTGAGGTAACACCAGTGTTGAACCAGATCGAGTGTCACCCTTATTTCGCCCAAAAAGAACTGAAACAATTTGGCCGCGATAATGACATATTTGTTGAAGCCTGGAGCCCGCTCATGCGGGGCGGCGAGGTTATGAAAAATGAGGTTATCGTGAACCTAGCTGAAAATCATGGGAAAACACCTGCCCAAATCATCCTTCGTTGGCATCTCCAAAATGATACGATTGTCATTCCAAAATCAGCAACGTCTTCACGAATTGAGGAAAACTTCGATGTTTTTGACTTTGAACTAAGTATAGAGGATATGACGAAAATCGATGCACTTGATCGTAATGAACGTAACGGCCCAATACCAAGTGAAATGAATAAAAGATAA
- the ade gene encoding adenine deaminase — translation MLLEKDTLKKRITVANKQEPADIVVKNGRIIDVFNLEIITGDVAIVDGMFIGIGDFEGNQVIDAKNRYVCPGFIDGHVHIESSMATPVEFAKVVLPHGVMTVITDPHEIGNVSGENGIDFMLENSENIPLDVRVMLPSCVPATSVENSGAELNADDLKPFFKHRRVLGLAEVMDYPSLQNAQDSIVDKIAMSLRYSDRIDGHLAGLDRNAINVYRSAGIISDHECNTVSDALERLRRGMYLLIREGSVAKDLKSLIKVVTPNNARRCLFCTDDKHLDDLIEEGSIDHNVRLAIKYGIEPFLAIQMASLNAAECYGLKHKGAIAPGYEADFLLLDDLESIKISEVYKSGELVAENGEYVSDPLAIEELKPELCSTVHVPELNENDLQIPIGETDQAYIIEIIPNNLTTNKGIETVKVENGYFIPSVERDQLKLAVFERHNNTGNIGLGVVKGFGIKEGAIATTIAHDSHNIVATGTNDSDILKAVNVLKEMHGGLAIIKEGEVIASLSLTIAGLMSDQDFQTVNLGLTQLKQALSKLGFTGEFNPFLTLSFLTLPVIPALKLTDLGLFDVKSFQHIEVKV, via the coding sequence ATGTTACTGGAAAAAGATACATTAAAGAAACGGATCACCGTTGCAAATAAACAAGAGCCTGCAGACATCGTGGTTAAAAATGGGAGGATCATCGATGTTTTCAACCTCGAAATCATTACTGGCGATGTTGCTATTGTTGACGGAATGTTTATTGGAATCGGAGATTTTGAAGGCAATCAAGTTATTGATGCCAAAAATCGTTATGTTTGCCCAGGTTTTATCGACGGGCACGTTCATATCGAATCATCAATGGCAACTCCAGTTGAATTCGCTAAAGTAGTTCTTCCCCATGGAGTCATGACCGTGATTACCGATCCTCACGAAATTGGAAATGTATCTGGTGAAAATGGAATTGACTTTATGCTTGAGAATTCCGAGAACATTCCACTGGATGTAAGAGTTATGCTCCCTTCTTGTGTTCCTGCTACTTCCGTTGAAAATTCAGGGGCTGAATTGAATGCTGATGATTTAAAGCCTTTCTTCAAACATAGACGGGTTTTAGGCCTGGCAGAGGTTATGGACTATCCTTCTTTACAAAATGCACAGGACTCCATCGTCGATAAAATTGCAATGTCTTTAAGGTACAGCGATCGTATCGATGGTCATTTAGCTGGATTAGATAGGAACGCTATTAATGTTTATCGATCTGCTGGCATCATATCAGACCATGAATGTAATACGGTCTCTGATGCACTGGAGCGGTTGAGACGTGGAATGTACCTTTTGATTAGAGAAGGATCTGTGGCAAAAGATTTAAAGTCTCTTATCAAAGTCGTCACTCCAAACAATGCGCGTCGTTGCTTGTTTTGTACAGATGATAAGCATTTAGATGACTTAATTGAGGAAGGCAGCATCGACCATAATGTCCGGTTAGCAATCAAATATGGCATTGAACCATTTTTAGCGATCCAAATGGCATCTTTAAATGCGGCAGAATGCTATGGTTTAAAGCATAAAGGGGCGATCGCTCCCGGTTATGAGGCAGACTTTCTACTTTTAGATGACCTAGAATCGATTAAAATATCAGAAGTGTATAAATCTGGAGAGCTTGTTGCCGAAAATGGCGAGTATGTCAGTGATCCACTTGCAATAGAGGAGCTAAAACCCGAGTTATGTTCTACGGTTCATGTTCCCGAGTTGAATGAAAATGATCTCCAAATTCCAATCGGTGAAACGGATCAGGCTTATATTATTGAAATTATCCCGAACAATTTGACTACAAATAAAGGAATCGAAACGGTCAAAGTTGAGAATGGCTATTTTATTCCATCAGTTGAAAGGGATCAATTAAAGCTAGCCGTTTTTGAACGTCATAACAATACAGGGAATATCGGGCTAGGAGTCGTAAAAGGATTTGGGATAAAAGAAGGTGCCATTGCTACGACCATTGCACATGATTCACATAACATCGTTGCTACAGGGACCAATGATTCCGATATCTTGAAAGCGGTCAATGTCCTAAAAGAAATGCATGGCGGCTTGGCCATTATCAAAGAAGGTGAAGTGATAGCCTCTCTTTCCCTAACGATCGCCGGATTAATGTCCGATCAAGATTTCCAAACGGTAAACCTGGGACTTACTCAATTAAAACAAGCTTTATCGAAACTTGGATTTACCGGTGAATTCAATCCCTTTTTAACATTATCGTTTCTAACATTACCCGTTATACCAGCATTGAAATTGACGGATCTAGGTCTATTCGATGTTAAAAGCTTTCAACACATCGAAGTAAAAGTTTAA
- a CDS encoding glycerate kinase, whose translation MKIVVAPDSFKGSISAKDICSTVTIGVKRVFPEAIVKEIPLADGGEGTMENMVHASNGTTKQVDVTGPIGKKIKAEYGLLGDNQTVVVEMAQASGLPLLQDHEKDPMKTTTFGTGELIKHALDDGFRKFIVGLGGSATNDGGTGMLRALGMSFHRKDGTHLPEGGAALIDLDHVDDSKLDPRLKECSIVIASDVTNKLCGPDGASAVFGPQKGATADMVKQLDKALNHFSEVVLTQMDTDMSELVGGGAAGGVGAALITFLDAEIQPGIDIIMEKLNFESDIKDAQLVITGEGRLDSQTLSGKVINGVSKRAQMQGVPVIALCGGLDLETNKFDDLGILSAFTIVPGPCQLEEAMVSASNWIPDRIEAIMRVLKYNLN comes from the coding sequence GTGAAAATAGTAGTGGCACCAGATTCATTTAAAGGGTCAATTTCAGCGAAAGATATTTGTTCTACCGTTACAATAGGCGTTAAGAGGGTATTTCCGGAAGCTATTGTGAAAGAGATCCCACTTGCGGACGGGGGAGAAGGTACCATGGAGAATATGGTGCATGCCTCAAATGGTACGACTAAACAGGTTGATGTAACGGGTCCGATAGGAAAAAAGATAAAAGCAGAATATGGATTACTAGGTGACAATCAAACAGTTGTGGTTGAAATGGCACAAGCTTCTGGCTTGCCGCTACTTCAAGATCATGAAAAGGACCCGATGAAGACAACTACTTTTGGGACTGGTGAGTTAATTAAACATGCTTTAGACGATGGGTTCCGCAAATTTATAGTCGGTTTAGGCGGAAGTGCCACAAATGATGGAGGAACGGGAATGCTAAGGGCCTTAGGAATGTCCTTTCATCGTAAGGATGGAACGCATTTACCTGAAGGTGGTGCCGCCTTAATCGATTTGGATCATGTTGATGATTCTAAATTGGATCCGCGCCTAAAGGAATGCTCAATTGTAATTGCAAGTGATGTCACAAATAAGTTGTGTGGACCTGATGGTGCAAGTGCAGTGTTTGGACCACAAAAAGGTGCAACAGCGGACATGGTGAAGCAACTTGATAAAGCGTTGAACCATTTTTCAGAAGTTGTCCTTACGCAGATGGATACGGATATGAGTGAGTTGGTTGGGGGAGGAGCTGCAGGAGGAGTTGGTGCAGCATTGATCACCTTTTTAGATGCAGAAATCCAACCCGGTATTGACATTATTATGGAAAAGCTTAACTTTGAATCGGATATTAAAGATGCACAGCTCGTGATAACGGGTGAAGGTCGTTTAGATTCCCAAACATTATCAGGTAAAGTAATAAACGGCGTCAGCAAACGAGCACAAATGCAAGGAGTACCTGTCATTGCTTTATGTGGAGGGTTAGATTTAGAAACGAATAAATTTGACGATCTCGGGATCTTGTCGGCTTTTACCATTGTTCCAGGTCCGTGTCAGTTAGAGGAAGCTATGGTTAGCGCCTCAAATTGGATTCCGGATCGAATTGAAGCGATCATGAGGGTTTTAAAATATAACCTGAATTAA
- a CDS encoding aldo/keto reductase family oxidoreductase — MEKIKLGNSGLEVGEISLGCMRMKSLSKDDARHVIENAIEHGVDLFDHADIYGGGESESVFADAIGMNPSVREKMIIQTKCGIRKGFYDFSKEHILSSVEGSLQRLKTDYIDILLLHRPDALMEPEEVAETFNELKESGKVRHFGVSNHNPMQIELLKKSLDQDLIINQMQFSLMHTPMIDAGVNVNMYNAVAVMRDGGMLDYSRLNNMTIQAWSPFQYGMIEGPFVGNDAFPMVNGMLQDLAEKYGVTDSAIAISWILRHPANIQPVVGTMNPQRLADIAKASEVKLTREEWYGLYRIAGNNLP; from the coding sequence TTGGAGAAAATCAAGTTAGGGAACAGTGGATTGGAAGTCGGAGAGATTTCTCTTGGTTGTATGCGGATGAAATCCCTTTCCAAAGATGATGCGCGACATGTCATTGAAAATGCGATCGAACACGGTGTCGATCTGTTCGACCATGCGGATATTTACGGTGGAGGAGAATCGGAATCCGTTTTTGCAGACGCGATCGGCATGAATCCATCCGTCCGTGAAAAGATGATCATCCAGACGAAATGCGGGATCCGTAAAGGATTTTATGATTTTTCAAAGGAACATATTCTTAGTTCAGTAGAAGGAAGCTTGCAAAGGCTGAAGACGGATTACATTGATATTTTGTTGCTACACCGACCGGATGCCTTGATGGAGCCAGAGGAGGTTGCTGAAACGTTCAATGAGCTGAAGGAAAGCGGGAAAGTCCGCCACTTCGGCGTCAGCAACCATAATCCGATGCAGATCGAATTGTTGAAAAAGTCGCTTGATCAAGACTTGATCATCAACCAGATGCAATTCAGTCTCATGCATACCCCGATGATTGATGCTGGGGTCAATGTGAACATGTATAATGCAGTAGCTGTCATGCGTGATGGCGGAATGCTCGACTATAGCCGCTTGAACAATATGACCATCCAAGCATGGTCGCCATTCCAATATGGAATGATCGAAGGGCCATTTGTAGGAAATGATGCTTTTCCGATGGTTAATGGGATGCTTCAAGACTTAGCTGAAAAATACGGTGTCACAGATTCGGCGATTGCCATTTCATGGATTCTACGTCACCCGGCCAACATCCAACCTGTAGTGGGAACGATGAATCCACAACGTTTAGCGGATATCGCAAAAGCTTCTGAAGTGAAGCTGACAAGAGAAGAATGGTACGGGCTTTATCGGATTGCGGGGAATAACCTGCCTTAA
- a CDS encoding PIG-L deacetylase family protein has product MHIVVLGAHCGDAEIQAGAIAHKYVQAGHKATFVHLTAGEKGNPPGISVEDYRNQKIREAEKAVAVLGAESITLDYKDAELTFDEEIVTRVAALMRELKPNVVITHWEKSIHPDHALCPRIVQAAQLKAGLPGFELDGTPAHYYGIYHSENWEDMEGYVPDIFIDVSDEFESYLEALSQYWFIKNSTSFRYYDYYQALGTVRGCVNRTKYAQTLKYPTGLNVRKDQCIPGFEL; this is encoded by the coding sequence ATGCATATTGTCGTGTTAGGTGCTCATTGTGGGGATGCGGAAATCCAAGCTGGTGCAATTGCTCATAAATACGTGCAAGCCGGTCATAAGGCGACATTCGTCCATTTGACTGCGGGTGAGAAAGGGAATCCGCCTGGTATTTCAGTAGAGGATTATCGGAATCAAAAAATTCGAGAGGCTGAAAAGGCTGTAGCGGTTTTAGGTGCAGAAAGCATTACGCTTGATTATAAGGATGCGGAGCTTACTTTTGATGAAGAGATTGTAACCCGTGTTGCTGCCCTTATGCGTGAGTTAAAACCAAACGTTGTTATAACACATTGGGAAAAGAGCATTCATCCCGACCATGCGTTATGCCCAAGAATCGTACAGGCTGCTCAATTGAAAGCTGGACTTCCTGGGTTTGAACTTGATGGTACACCTGCCCATTATTATGGTATTTATCATAGTGAAAATTGGGAGGACATGGAGGGCTATGTTCCGGATATTTTTATCGATGTTTCGGATGAATTTGAATCGTATCTTGAAGCACTTTCCCAGTATTGGTTTATCAAGAACTCGACGTCGTTCCGCTATTATGACTACTATCAAGCGCTTGGAACAGTTCGTGGCTGCGTGAATCGTACCAAGTACGCACAAACATTGAAATATCCGACCGGGTTGAATGTACGAAAAGATCAATGCATCCCAGGGTTTGAGCTTTGA
- a CDS encoding GNAT family N-acetyltransferase, translated as MVTYRYYQSGDEKKIVKLWNDSLHIDPITSERFRNLVLLDANFDPEGLRVAFDGDQLIGCLYSVRRLLPMYGTDLEPDNSWIPFFFVHPDYRRLGVGTKLMEEAIAFLAGEGRSNLFFASYAPNYILPGIDEATYPGGHAFLKEQGFERQYTAVAMDRNLIGFQVPSDVVELKQQRVSEGYSFTTAQDKDLYEVIQFANKTFNPDWGRAIREGILQGLPLHRILIAREGSKLVGFCIYGGYEGVPDRFGPFGVDPDQQGKGLGKILLNECLRYMRAEGLHGAWFLWTGEKTSAGHLYKKTGFEITRKFDIMKKSIN; from the coding sequence ATGGTGACATATCGGTATTATCAATCGGGTGACGAAAAGAAGATTGTTAAGCTTTGGAATGATAGTTTACATATTGATCCGATCACTTCTGAACGTTTTCGTAATTTAGTATTACTTGATGCGAACTTTGACCCTGAAGGATTGCGGGTAGCTTTTGATGGAGATCAACTGATCGGTTGTTTGTATTCGGTAAGAAGGTTGTTGCCGATGTATGGGACGGACTTAGAACCTGATAACAGCTGGATTCCGTTCTTTTTCGTACATCCGGATTATCGAAGACTTGGGGTTGGAACGAAGTTGATGGAAGAGGCGATTGCCTTTCTTGCGGGAGAAGGTCGCAGCAATCTGTTTTTTGCCTCATATGCACCGAATTATATTCTACCCGGGATTGATGAAGCCACTTATCCGGGTGGGCATGCATTTTTAAAAGAACAAGGTTTTGAAAGGCAATATACAGCAGTTGCTATGGATCGTAATTTGATAGGGTTCCAGGTGCCATCCGATGTAGTAGAGCTGAAACAACAAAGAGTTTCTGAAGGGTATTCATTTACGACGGCACAAGACAAAGACCTTTATGAAGTGATTCAGTTTGCGAATAAGACGTTCAATCCGGATTGGGGTCGAGCGATTCGTGAGGGAATATTGCAAGGACTTCCTTTACACCGTATCCTAATTGCAAGAGAAGGCAGCAAGCTTGTTGGCTTTTGTATATATGGCGGATATGAGGGGGTCCCCGATCGGTTCGGTCCATTTGGTGTCGATCCGGATCAACAAGGAAAGGGACTCGGCAAAATTCTGTTGAATGAATGCTTACGGTATATGCGGGCGGAAGGACTCCACGGTGCGTGGTTTCTTTGGACAGGAGAAAAAACCTCCGCTGGTCATCTTTACAAGAAAACCGGTTTTGAGATTACCCGAAAATTCGATATCATGAAAAAATCAATCAACTAA
- a CDS encoding low specificity L-threonine aldolase, with protein MSRTDPLSEAFSQTEYQLVGHDRRLVQTLKEAFKVVKGEQHSDMYGKGKIIEDFQDKMAMYLGKETSVFFPSGTMAQQIALRIWCDEKGLKRVAYHPLCHLEIHEEDGLKELHQIEPVLLADKNSVIQLEDVVNMEEEIACLLLELPQREIGGQLPDYETLEEISSFCREKGIKLHLDGARLFEILPYYKKTAAEVCSLFDSVYVSFYKGIGGIAGAILAGDNDFAEKSKVWKRRHGGDLISLYPYIISADHYFDQRVHKMEKYHEDAKELAELYNQCHTVSTLPQEPVSNMFHVHVDVRKEELESILVDIYKTTGIGLTSYLRDVDECTCSYEVSIGDRYEKVPKAELRKAFQMLDNSLKKH; from the coding sequence ATGAGCAGAACTGATCCTTTATCGGAAGCATTTTCACAAACAGAATATCAGCTAGTCGGTCATGACAGAAGGTTAGTACAAACGCTTAAAGAGGCTTTTAAAGTTGTTAAAGGTGAGCAACATAGTGACATGTATGGGAAGGGAAAAATCATCGAAGACTTCCAGGATAAGATGGCCATGTATCTAGGGAAAGAAACGTCTGTATTTTTCCCGAGTGGAACGATGGCACAGCAAATCGCCCTCAGGATCTGGTGTGATGAAAAAGGGTTGAAAAGGGTAGCGTACCATCCTTTGTGTCATTTGGAGATACATGAGGAAGATGGACTAAAAGAATTGCATCAGATAGAACCGGTTTTGCTTGCGGATAAAAACAGCGTCATCCAATTGGAGGATGTCGTGAACATGGAAGAGGAGATTGCATGTTTATTGCTTGAATTGCCACAACGAGAAATTGGCGGTCAATTACCAGATTACGAGACTCTCGAAGAAATCTCTTCCTTTTGTCGTGAAAAAGGAATCAAACTGCATTTAGATGGCGCTCGGCTTTTTGAAATCCTCCCGTATTATAAAAAGACTGCTGCTGAGGTTTGTAGCCTTTTTGATAGCGTTTATGTGTCCTTTTACAAAGGGATTGGCGGGATTGCTGGAGCGATTCTTGCCGGTGACAATGATTTTGCAGAAAAATCAAAGGTTTGGAAAAGGCGCCATGGCGGTGATCTGATCAGCCTTTACCCTTATATTATCAGCGCGGATCATTACTTCGATCAACGGGTACATAAAATGGAGAAGTATCATGAAGATGCGAAAGAGCTTGCCGAGTTATATAACCAATGCCATACTGTTTCGACATTGCCTCAAGAACCGGTTTCAAATATGTTTCACGTCCATGTTGATGTTCGAAAAGAGGAGCTTGAATCGATACTTGTAGACATTTATAAGACAACGGGAATTGGGTTGACGAGCTATTTACGCGATGTGGATGAGTGTACCTGTTCTTATGAAGTAAGTATTGGAGATCGATATGAGAAAGTACCGAAAGCCGAGTTAAGAAAAGCATTTCAAATGCTAGATAATAGTTTGAAGAAACATTGA
- a CDS encoding FadR/GntR family transcriptional regulator — MNLNLKRTRTSLVDDVINAFLKDVQAGEFVYGEKLPSQEELANRFQVSRIVLREALSKLSAIGMISFYQGKGTYLNKADGRSYISPEFSSLIFHDINNLRSIVEARQIVEKETSFLAAERKTSNDLLEIERTIQGMRDSINDKGQFGKWDLEFHIAVAKASNNPVLQKIIMLLSDSYRSEVVKFLEIPGILEKVLNEHESIFENIKDGNGEGASLIMSTHLELPEKVFLTKIAETEE, encoded by the coding sequence TTGAATTTGAATTTAAAACGTACCCGTACTTCTTTAGTTGATGACGTAATTAATGCCTTTTTAAAGGATGTACAAGCTGGTGAGTTTGTATATGGAGAAAAATTACCTTCTCAGGAAGAGTTGGCAAATCGTTTTCAGGTTAGCCGGATTGTTTTAAGAGAAGCATTGTCAAAATTATCTGCGATAGGGATGATTAGTTTTTATCAGGGAAAAGGCACGTATTTAAATAAAGCAGACGGGAGGTCTTACATATCACCTGAATTTTCATCATTGATTTTCCATGATATCAATAACCTTAGGTCAATCGTGGAGGCTAGGCAGATTGTTGAAAAAGAAACAAGTTTTTTAGCGGCAGAACGTAAAACAAGTAATGATCTTTTGGAAATAGAAAGAACGATACAGGGGATGAGAGACAGTATAAACGATAAAGGTCAATTCGGTAAATGGGATCTTGAATTTCATATTGCCGTAGCCAAAGCCTCAAATAATCCAGTCCTACAAAAAATCATTATGCTTTTGAGCGATAGTTACCGTTCAGAAGTAGTTAAATTTTTGGAAATTCCAGGGATCCTGGAAAAGGTATTAAATGAACATGAAAGTATTTTTGAGAACATAAAAGACGGTAATGGGGAGGGCGCATCATTAATTATGTCGACCCATCTTGAATTGCCTGAAAAGGTGTTCTTGACAAAAATAGCTGAAACTGAAGAGTGA